The genomic DNA CTGGGTCGGCGTCGGCTTTTTTGCGCAGGCACTCTTCATGATGCGCTTTGTCGTGCAATGGATCGCCAGCGAGCGTGCCCGGCGCAGCATCGTGCCGGATCTCTTCTGGTATTTCTCCATCGGCGGCGGGATTCTTCTCTTGGCCTATTCGATCCAGCGGGGTGATCCGGTGTTTATGTTTGGGCAAG from Azospirillum brasilense includes the following:
- a CDS encoding lipid-A-disaccharide synthase N-terminal domain-containing protein, which translates into the protein MLERAIAWYQSQSTADLIWVGVGFFAQALFMMRFVVQWIASERARRSIVPDLFWYFSIGGGILLLAYSIQRGDPVFMFGQGLGLIIYFRNLYFVLNNRRNGGAAGTP